In a single window of the Rhopalosiphum padi isolate XX-2018 chromosome 1, ASM2088224v1, whole genome shotgun sequence genome:
- the LOC132931866 gene encoding sorting nexin-13 has product MIHYYWALILTTLCVTTFGLWLTTIVVSVLLAFFLSVIWFAYNTVEKEAALYVESLKRDPEYTVYSLFDPKSISAKEINEDDVNLSGSEYIDHQLSDIMDYILRDYVYPWYDKLSDDEDFPIQIHKSTSYLISCMAKQLQQIDFLQFVCTNLSEEVAKHIRIYRKSLKATSTKNSEEVDFETLFFQHEQDVDRLGTSHANVCLDENYERKWLRDISEALIYHIIPENDFNCRTIRILIREIISNKLFLTTINMLSNPDYVNQLIIWLCSDYPVTNETFLTVLRSTKSNQQLNAVHSLVKKEIMNLRSRDSGESDSRAKQQLSSLLFLSNLIKSIVNSIPQQSDRSLDFLLSFEHSMSSPKNDSLSLKWILESKTALPYFIDYLTTINCDSFISFYINIDGWKQFVHEQMQNVSGDPSQYSSSDLATVDHIRDEAKKLYSLYIGQKPDIQNELGDDLVKSLAKKIQVDPVDETWFDEVQNTLYKTLLKPEKGIISGFGKHECCSRLITDLEMKSLGSEDIFEPELAMPATDFLIPMDAVQQLFKGTGDKVSDFLSGNKPISPGQLEDDKSILSADIIETGLVHEGGKTYGVYAVSITRIYMSGKEENWHVYKRYSDFYDLYQRVKDKYSELGKLSFPAKKTFHNADRRVLEKRMMMLNQFIHNLLKSSTVANYPGIQTMVEQFLEQRPEDKKALLSGHLVKTVDNLLFNPLKVVGNVVKTVPDNIFNTVDGVMDNISKVLGPSKPINRMLVEEDDDNMPMRAVLLLLTEVFEVNEQQQWLRKRFVMLLQHIIRASFGHVVNRRFKEYVATVTDPYRVSLLIAAIKNSLWPDGVRATEVQFRDAEVQLRTLVAAKCALMSSVSDELKHLMGSDVTRRGIYLAVVMLQHKTLNKRLAYVLISSCFLLIFPNFSGLIDKLHKNPPILSRN; this is encoded by the exons ATGATTCATTATTATTGGGCTTTGATATTGACTACGCTATGCGTGACGACTTTCGGTTTGTGGTTGACCACTATTGTCGTTTCAGTACTCTTGGCGTTTTTCTTGAG TGTTATATGGTTTGCTTACAATACTGTCGAAAAAGAAGCTGCTCTGTACGTGGAGTCATTGAAAAGAGACCCAGAATACACAGTCTACAGTCTTTTTGACCCAAAATCT atTTCTGCAAAAGAAATAAATGAAGACGATGTGAATTTGAGTGGTTCTGAATATATTGATCACCAACTGTCTGATATTATGGACTATATTCTAAGAGACTATGTATATCCATG GTATGACAAATTAAGCGACGATGAAGATTTTCCTATTCAAATACATAAATCAACTAGTTATTTGATTAGTTGCATGGCCAAACAATTACAACAGATAGATTTTCTACAGTTTGTATGTACAAACTTGTCAGAAGAAGTGGCCAAACATATTCGTATTTATAGAAAATCGTTAAAAGCTACATCCACAAAAAATTCTGAAGAAGTTGATTTTGAAACTTTATTTTTCCAACACGAACAAGATGTTGACCGATTAGGTACATCACATGCAAATGTGTGCTTGGACGAAAATTATGAAAGaa AATGGCTTAGGGATATATCAGAAGCAttgatataccatattattcctgaaaatgattttaattgtcGTACTATACGCATTTTGATACgtgaaataatatcaaataaactatttttaacaaCTATAAACATGCTTAGTAATCCTGATTatgttaatcaattaattatatggCTG TGCAGCGACTATCCAGTAACTAATGAGACATTTCTTACAGTATTAAGGTCAACTAAATCAAATCAACAATTAAATGCTGTGCACAGTTTAGTCAAAAAAGAAATTATGAATCTG CGTTCAAGAGATTCTGGTGAATCAGATAGTAGAGCAAAACAACAATTGAGcagtcttttatttttatctaatttaattaagtCAATTGTTAATTCTATTCCTCAACAATCAGACAGATCtttag actttttattatcatttgaaCATTCCATGTCCTCTCCGAAGAATGATTCATTATCTTTAAAGTGGATTCTAGAAAGTAAAACTGCTTTGCCATACTTCATTGATTATTTGACTACAATAAATTGTGATAGTTTTATAtcattctatattaatattgatg gttGGAAACAATTTGTACATGAACAAATGCAAAATGTTAGTGGAGATCCTAGTCAGTATTCATCATCTGATTTAGCAACAGTGGATCATATCAGAGACGaagcaaaaaaattgtattccttATATATTGGTCAAAAA ccTGATATTCAAAACGAACTCGGAGATGATCTTGTAAAATCATTAgctaaaaaaattcaagttgaTCCAGTAGATGAAACATGGTTTGATGAAGTCCAAAATACATTGTACAAGACACTATTAAAG CCTGAAAAAGGAATTATATCTGGTTTTGGTAAGCATGAATGTTGTTCAAGATTGATAACTGATTTGGAAATGAAATCATTAGGTTCAGAAGATATTTTCGAACCAGAATTAGCTATGCCTGCTACTGATTTTTTAATACCAATGGATGCTGTACAACAACTTTTTAAAGGAACTGGTG ataaaGTAAGCGATTTTCTCTCGGGTAATAAACCCATAAGTCCTGGTCAATTAGAAGATGATAAGTCAATATTGTCAGCAGACATAATTGAAActg GACTTGTGCATGAGGGTGGCAAAACATATGGTGTTTATGCGGTTTCCATTACTAGAATTTATATGTCTGGGAAAGAAGAGAACTGGCATGTTTATAAAAGATATTCTGATTTTTATGACCTCTATCAAAGAGTAAAAGACAag tattcAGAACTTGGAAAACTATCATTTCCAGccaaaaaaacatttcataatgCTGATAGAAGAGTTTTAGAAAAACGTATGATGATGCTAAATCAGTTTATACATAATCTATTGAAATCGTCAACTGTAGCTAATTATCCTGGGATACAAACGATGGTAGAACAATTCCTCGAACAAAGACCTGAAGACAAAAAAGCACTATTATCTGGTCATCTTGTAAAAACTGTTGATAATCTCTTGTTTAACCCGTTGAAGGTTGTTGGAAACGTTGTGAAAACTGTacctgataatatatttaatactgttGATGGTGTAATGGACAATATAAGCAAAGTACTTGGTCCATCCAAACCTATTAATAGAATGTTGGTCGAGgaa GATGATGACAATATGCCAATGCGTGCAGTGTTACTCTTATTAACAGAAGTGTTTGAAGTAAATGAACAACAACAATGGCTTCGAAAACGATTTGTCATGTtgctacaacatattattaggGCTTCATTTGGTCATGTAGTTAACAGGAGATTCAAAGAGTATGTGGCAACTGTCACTGATCCATATAGGGTGTCATTGTTAATCGCTGCAatcaa AAATTCATTGTGGCCAGATGGTGTACGTGCTACAGAAGTACAATTTAGAGATGCAGAAGTACAGCTTAGAACACTTGTGGCAGCTAAATGTGCACTTATGTCATCTGTTTCCG atgaGTTGAAGCATTTAATGGGCAGCGATGTCACAAGACGTGGTATTTATTTAGCCGTCGTAATGCTCCAGCACAAAACCTTAAACAAACGTTTGGCATATGTTTTGATTAGTTCGTGTTTCTTATTAATTTTCCCCAATTTCAGTGGCCTCATTGATAAACTACACAAAAATCCTCCTATACTGAGCCGAAATTAG
- the LOC132932467 gene encoding endoplasmic reticulum junction formation protein lunapark: MGSILARFKKKKDTKAVLESLEDEIMYIENMTSNTSPINYYKIVFHSAIMYGFIYILYYFGIIPYELFKNNYIMAVFAAYPIIALYYYKFDVWYYNRKIVTYKKKLIELKSVKKKILDEVMEKETFKVAKEILEKYAPHQLQSMTSQNFINQRALPSTNNRPPYASSGRPMTRTSNMGHPPAIMSSTVKPRLALPRPVLSRDRTIFDRLADKVLGDGPQNRYALICRTCGSHNGMARKEEFDFLAYRCAYCSQWNPSLKPRPQLAISYNNNALTQNGYVASTETIEEITDEMSKTDSDTNDSEHSEHKDLIINDSGPIIEEVVDPSHDLKSKTEDKEESKDNSASVAEESLQLQT, translated from the exons ATGGGCAGCATACTCGCGAGATTTAAA aaaaaaaaagatacgaAAGCAGTTTTGGAATCCTTAGAAgat gaaattatgtatattgaaaatatgacTTCAAATACTtcaccaataaattattataaaatagttttccaTTCAGCTATCATGTatggatttatttatatactttattattttggtataattccttatgaactatttaaaaataactatatcatGGCTGTTTTTGCAGCATATCCAATCAt agctctttattattataaatttgatgtttggtattataatcgaaaaatagtaacatataaaaaaaaattaatagaattaaaatctgtaaagaaaaaaatacttgatGAGGTAATGGAAAAAGAAACATTTAAAGTTGCAAaagaaattttagaaaaatatgctCCTCATCAACTTCAATCCATGACTTCTCAAAACTTT ATTAACCAAAGAGCACTTCCGTCTACAAACAATAGGCCACCCTATGCTTCTTCTGGTAGACCAATGACTAGGACATCGAATATGGGTCATCCACCAGCAATAATGTCATCAACAGTTAAGCCAA GGTTAGCTCTTCCAAGACCAGTTCTTTCAAGGGACCGTACAATATTCGACCGTTTAGCTGATAAAGTTCTAGGTGATGGCCCTCAAAATCGATATGCTTTAATTTGTAGAACATGTGGTTCTCATAATGGAATGGCTCGTAAAgaagaatttgattttttag CATATAGATGTGCATATTGTTCTCAGTGGAATCCATCTCTTAAACCTAGACCTCAGTTAGCAATTAGTTATAACAACAATGCATTAACTCAAAATGGGTATGTTGCATCTACTGAAACTATTGAAGAAATAACTGATGAAATGTCAAAAACTGATTCAGACACAAATGATAGTGAACATTCTGAAcataaagatttaataatta ACGATTCAGGTCCCATAATTGAAGAGGTGGTGGATCCATCACatgatttaaaatctaaaactgaAGATAAAGAAGAATCAAAAG ataattctGCATCAGTAGCTGAAGAATCATTGCAActtcaaacataa